From a region of the Thiomicrorhabdus sp. genome:
- a CDS encoding methyl-accepting chemotaxis protein: MFCKRYQDQVKSLKSELTNQNSMLDALDRVTAIIEFDLTGKILRANENFLKTMGYSLDELVSQHHKIFVDSKEVNLPEYKTFWSDLSAGKPCSGRFYRHKKNGDGVWLEASYNPVFDEAGKPYKVVKFATDITNQVTEELDAKAQVAAINKVMAVIEFKPDGTIIGANENFLKTMGYSLAEIQGQHHKMFANPDYATSKEYKDFWLSLASGQSFMGTYCRLGKDNKRVWLEASYNPIMNSQGKVVKVIKYATDIGSNPNAQLLDKVVEDVANTISSIAQGNLAVKMTNHLNKDKKTLYDEDIEKLSQSVENMVVKLKEVISVASDAASIAKSSAAEISNDAISLNERVQQQVKELQHTSNTMDEMNSAVQQTSKHTQKANLVAEEVQSKANQGVQVMQQTIDAMSSIQESSEKVADIVTLIDGIAFQTNLLALNAAVEAARAGEQGRGFAVVAGEVRSLAQKSAEAAKDIKKLIDETVSRVNQGSTMASESGLVLSSINNSISEVTDMISQIAEASQNQAQGINEVHNSIRHLESSTHENAKMVENTSANAKNLNDQSEILSDDIAYFRF, translated from the coding sequence ATGTTTTGTAAACGTTATCAAGACCAAGTTAAGTCATTAAAATCAGAATTGACAAATCAAAATTCAATGCTTGACGCTTTGGATAGAGTGACAGCAATTATTGAATTTGACTTAACAGGTAAAATTTTAAGAGCCAATGAGAACTTTCTCAAAACCATGGGATATTCATTAGATGAATTGGTTTCTCAGCATCACAAGATTTTTGTAGATAGCAAAGAAGTCAACTTGCCAGAATATAAAACGTTTTGGTCAGATTTGAGTGCGGGTAAACCTTGTTCTGGACGTTTTTACAGGCATAAGAAAAATGGCGATGGCGTCTGGTTAGAAGCCAGTTATAACCCAGTGTTTGATGAAGCAGGCAAGCCTTATAAAGTGGTTAAATTTGCTACGGATATTACCAATCAAGTGACAGAAGAACTTGATGCCAAAGCACAAGTTGCCGCAATTAATAAAGTAATGGCCGTCATTGAGTTTAAGCCTGATGGAACCATCATCGGTGCGAATGAGAATTTTTTAAAAACCATGGGGTATTCATTAGCAGAGATACAAGGCCAGCATCATAAAATGTTTGCTAATCCAGATTATGCTACCAGTAAAGAGTATAAAGATTTTTGGTTATCCTTAGCAAGTGGGCAATCTTTTATGGGAACCTATTGCCGATTAGGGAAAGACAATAAACGGGTTTGGCTAGAGGCCAGCTATAACCCCATTATGAATAGCCAAGGTAAAGTGGTTAAAGTCATTAAATACGCAACCGATATTGGATCTAACCCGAATGCTCAATTATTAGATAAGGTGGTTGAAGATGTGGCAAATACTATCTCTTCGATTGCCCAAGGTAATCTTGCTGTTAAGATGACTAACCATTTAAATAAAGACAAAAAGACTTTATATGATGAAGATATTGAGAAGTTGAGCCAGTCTGTTGAGAATATGGTGGTTAAACTTAAAGAGGTGATTAGTGTTGCTTCAGATGCGGCGAGTATTGCCAAAAGTTCAGCGGCAGAAATATCGAATGATGCCATTAGTTTAAATGAGCGTGTTCAACAACAGGTTAAAGAGTTACAGCATACATCCAATACTATGGATGAAATGAATAGTGCAGTCCAACAGACATCTAAACATACCCAAAAAGCTAACCTCGTTGCCGAAGAAGTTCAATCTAAGGCGAATCAGGGTGTGCAAGTCATGCAGCAAACCATCGATGCGATGTCGAGCATTCAAGAGTCGAGTGAAAAAGTGGCGGATATTGTCACTCTGATTGATGGTATTGCATTTCAAACAAATTTATTGGCTCTTAATGCTGCGGTTGAAGCCGCACGAGCAGGTGAGCAAGGCCGAGGTTTTGCTGTAGTTGCCGGTGAAGTACGTTCTTTGGCTCAAAAATCGGCTGAGGCGGCAAAAGATATTAAAAAACTGATTGATGAAACCGTCTCTAGAGTGAATCAAGGTTCAACTATGGCAAGTGAATCAGGTTTAGTGTTATCGAGTATTAACAATTCTATTTCTGAAGTGACTGATATGATTTCACAAATTGCCGAAGCTTCACAAAATCAAGCTCAAGGGATTAATGAAGTGCATAATTCCATACGTCATTTAGAGTCATCAACTCATGAGAATGCAAAAATGGTTGAAAATACTTCTGCGAATGCAAAAAATCTTAATGATCAATCAGAAATCTTAAGTGACGATATTGCCTACTTTAGATTTTAG
- the metE gene encoding 5-methyltetrahydropteroyltriglutamate--homocysteine S-methyltransferase encodes MTTHNLGYPRIGDKRQLKFALESYWKGEKPLKELELLASNIRYQNFQTQIEAGIKLLPVNDFAYYDQVLNMSTLLGVIPSRFRQEKYHVDIAFRMARGRAPSDDGHFCCASHTPTESKAGYAGAMKKWFGTNYHYIVPELEQDTRFCLTDTRLFAEVDEALIVAKDGKDVQIKPVLLGPVSYLYLAENKGTSIDKLSRLPELLAVYKEILEKLAAKGIEWVQMDEPILTLELEDKWQKALQSSYSELASDNVKLLLASYFETLGEHIDLVTSLPIDGLHYDAIWGKKQLAEVVDGISADKVLSLGLVDGRNIWKTNLQQVIELAKSAKAKFADNLWVAPSCSLLHVPVDLESEQTLNAELKGYLAFAKQKLAEVAIIDKALNSELSEVDKAKLVANAKTIAARADSAMVNNAQVQKSLLNIGQIALQRNSSYAIRSKLQKTKYNLPLFPTTTIGSFPQTAEIRQARQAFKKGDLTEAEYLEKMQTEIRDVVERQERIGIDVFVHGEPERNDMVEYFGEQLKGFAFTQFGWVQSYGSRCVKPPIIYGDVSREAPMTVAWSKYAQSLTNKPMKGMLTGAVTMLQWSFVRDDQPRSLTCNQIALALRDEVQDLEAAGIEIIQIDEAALREGLPLKQNDWIEYLDWAVNSFRITTSGVKDSTQIHTHMCYSEFNDIIQSVADMDADVITIETSKSQMKLLDAFVDFDYPNEIGPGVYDIHSPNIPTVEQMVALIEKAAQNIPAERLWVNPDCGLKTRGWKETEPALTNMVKATKELRERFALKASA; translated from the coding sequence ATGACCACGCATAACTTAGGTTACCCAAGAATTGGCGATAAACGTCAATTAAAATTTGCATTAGAAAGTTACTGGAAAGGTGAAAAACCGCTTAAAGAACTTGAATTACTTGCCAGTAATATTCGTTACCAAAATTTTCAAACTCAAATCGAGGCAGGTATTAAATTATTACCAGTCAATGACTTTGCCTATTATGACCAAGTGCTCAATATGAGTACCTTATTAGGGGTGATTCCAAGCCGTTTCCGTCAAGAAAAATACCATGTAGATATTGCTTTTAGAATGGCTAGAGGACGCGCTCCTTCCGATGATGGCCATTTTTGCTGTGCTTCTCATACGCCAACAGAGTCAAAGGCGGGGTATGCTGGGGCAATGAAAAAATGGTTTGGAACTAATTACCACTATATCGTGCCAGAGCTTGAGCAAGATACCCGTTTTTGTTTGACTGATACCAGGTTGTTTGCCGAAGTAGACGAGGCATTGATTGTGGCCAAAGATGGTAAAGATGTGCAGATTAAACCTGTTTTGCTAGGCCCTGTGAGCTACTTGTATTTAGCCGAAAATAAAGGCACCTCTATTGATAAGCTGAGCCGTTTACCAGAGCTATTGGCCGTTTATAAAGAGATATTAGAAAAGTTAGCCGCTAAAGGAATTGAGTGGGTACAAATGGATGAACCTATTCTCACTTTAGAGTTAGAAGATAAGTGGCAAAAGGCTTTGCAATCGAGTTATAGCGAGCTTGCGAGTGATAATGTAAAACTACTGTTAGCGAGCTATTTTGAAACCCTAGGCGAACATATTGACCTAGTTACAAGTTTACCGATTGATGGCCTGCATTATGATGCGATTTGGGGTAAAAAGCAGCTGGCTGAAGTTGTAGACGGTATTTCGGCAGATAAGGTTTTGTCATTAGGATTGGTCGATGGCCGCAATATTTGGAAAACCAATCTGCAACAAGTGATTGAGCTGGCTAAATCAGCCAAAGCCAAATTTGCAGACAACCTATGGGTTGCGCCAAGTTGTTCTTTACTGCATGTACCCGTTGATTTAGAGAGTGAGCAAACATTAAATGCCGAACTAAAAGGTTATTTAGCGTTTGCCAAACAGAAATTAGCTGAAGTGGCCATTATTGATAAAGCACTCAATAGTGAATTGAGTGAGGTTGATAAGGCCAAGCTGGTTGCCAATGCTAAAACCATTGCTGCGAGAGCTGATTCAGCCATGGTGAACAATGCTCAAGTGCAAAAAAGCTTGTTAAATATTGGACAGATTGCGTTACAACGTAATAGCTCTTATGCGATTCGTTCAAAATTGCAAAAAACAAAATACAATTTGCCACTGTTTCCAACCACCACCATTGGATCGTTTCCACAAACCGCAGAGATTCGCCAAGCACGTCAAGCCTTTAAAAAGGGTGATTTAACCGAAGCTGAGTACCTAGAAAAAATGCAGACCGAAATTCGTGACGTGGTTGAGAGACAAGAACGTATTGGGATTGATGTCTTTGTTCATGGTGAGCCCGAACGAAATGATATGGTTGAATATTTTGGTGAACAACTCAAAGGCTTTGCCTTTACCCAGTTTGGTTGGGTGCAATCTTATGGTTCGCGTTGCGTTAAACCACCTATCATTTATGGCGATGTTTCACGTGAAGCTCCTATGACGGTTGCTTGGTCAAAGTATGCACAAAGCTTGACTAATAAACCTATGAAAGGAATGTTAACGGGAGCGGTAACCATGTTGCAGTGGTCATTTGTGCGTGATGATCAGCCACGTTCACTAACTTGTAATCAAATTGCTTTAGCATTGCGCGATGAGGTGCAAGACCTAGAAGCGGCAGGTATTGAAATCATTCAAATTGATGAGGCGGCGCTGCGTGAAGGGTTGCCTTTAAAACAAAACGATTGGATCGAGTATCTAGATTGGGCGGTTAACTCGTTCCGTATAACAACCTCTGGGGTGAAAGATAGTACCCAAATTCATACTCATATGTGTTATTCCGAGTTTAACGATATTATTCAATCTGTGGCCGATATGGACGCGGATGTCATCACCATTGAAACCTCTAAATCACAAATGAAGTTACTGGATGCTTTTGTTGATTTTGATTATCCAAATGAGATTGGTCCAGGTGTGTATGATATTCATTCACCCAATATTCCAACGGTAGAACAGATGGTCGCTTTAATTGAAAAAGCGGCACAGAATATTCCCGCTGAACGCTTATGGGTCAACCCTGATTGCGGGTTAAAAACTCGTGGTTGGAAAGAGACCGAACCTGCTTTAACCAATATGGTGAAAGCCACAAAAGAGTTACGTGAACGTTTTGCTCTAAAAGCAAGTGCTTAA
- the recG gene encoding ATP-dependent DNA helicase RecG has protein sequence MLTELSLDNLKGVGPKQLEKLHKIGLFVVQDLLFHLPLRYQDKTKLTSIENALVGTEVLVEGEIFSQALTRGRRNSLLVKIQSENGAFLTLRFFHFHYRQAQQFTRGKHLQVFGEVRSGPNGLEMVHPSYQFIKPNDEPILETTLTPTYPTTEGLGQATILKLIHQAIDLLKEQPLKELLPKTLLDELQLPLLNHALLTLHQPQPNDDLGKIKQFTHPAQQRLIVEELISQQAGLQLLRQTEQKRIAPALPPSQNSNALLASLPFMLTNAQQRVLQEIQHDLAQPHPMQRLVQGDVGSGKTVIAALAAIQAADAGYQVAIMAPTEILAEQHLNAFLEWLEPLNIPVAWLNGRMKAAEKRYQLAQIASGEAKVIVGTHALFQDAVEFHKLGLVIIDEQHRFGVHQRLALHEKNRDENIHTHQLIMTATPIPRTLAMTAYGDLDLSVIDELPPGRKPIDTAVLSNEKRHQVMEHLYAKCKDGVQAYWVCPLIEESELLHAQAAEVTATQFIDYWPDLRVGLVHGRLKGEQKALVMNAFKEHQLDLLVATTVIEVGVNVPNASLMIIENAERLGLAQLHQLRGRVGRGDLQSHCVLLYQAPLSETGKARLNIMRDTTDGFRIAEEDLKIRGPGEILGTKQTGGLQFRIADLKRDSQWIPTAQHWASLLVSENPKIVDALQNRWVGHKIDYQHA, from the coding sequence ATGCTCACTGAACTCTCTTTAGACAATTTGAAAGGCGTAGGCCCAAAACAGTTAGAAAAACTGCATAAAATCGGGCTATTTGTGGTTCAGGATTTACTATTTCATCTGCCTTTAAGATACCAAGACAAAACCAAACTTACCTCTATTGAAAATGCACTTGTTGGAACCGAGGTTTTGGTTGAGGGTGAAATTTTTTCCCAAGCATTAACTCGTGGTAGAAGAAATAGCCTTTTAGTTAAGATTCAATCTGAAAACGGGGCTTTTTTAACCCTAAGATTTTTTCACTTTCATTATCGCCAAGCCCAGCAATTTACCCGTGGCAAACATTTACAAGTCTTCGGCGAGGTACGCTCAGGGCCAAATGGTCTAGAGATGGTTCATCCCAGCTATCAGTTTATTAAACCAAACGATGAGCCAATACTTGAAACGACCTTAACCCCAACCTACCCAACAACTGAAGGTTTAGGCCAAGCAACAATCTTAAAGTTAATCCATCAAGCGATTGATCTATTAAAAGAACAACCACTTAAAGAGCTACTGCCAAAAACCTTACTTGACGAGCTTCAATTACCGCTATTAAACCATGCTTTATTAACCTTGCACCAACCGCAACCCAACGACGATTTAGGCAAAATCAAACAATTTACCCACCCTGCACAACAACGTTTAATTGTTGAAGAGTTAATAAGCCAACAAGCTGGTCTGCAACTATTACGTCAAACTGAGCAAAAACGTATCGCCCCCGCATTACCTCCAAGCCAAAATAGCAATGCATTATTAGCTAGCCTACCGTTTATGCTGACCAACGCTCAGCAACGGGTTTTACAAGAGATACAACACGATTTAGCTCAACCTCATCCAATGCAAAGACTGGTTCAAGGCGATGTTGGTTCAGGTAAAACGGTTATTGCCGCTTTGGCAGCCATTCAAGCGGCAGATGCGGGGTATCAAGTGGCAATAATGGCACCTACAGAAATATTGGCAGAACAACACCTTAATGCCTTTTTAGAGTGGTTAGAGCCGCTTAATATTCCTGTTGCCTGGCTCAATGGACGAATGAAAGCTGCAGAAAAACGATATCAGCTGGCTCAGATTGCCTCTGGTGAAGCTAAGGTCATTGTCGGTACACACGCCCTCTTTCAAGATGCGGTGGAATTCCACAAGCTCGGTTTGGTGATAATTGACGAACAACATCGCTTTGGCGTTCATCAGCGTTTAGCCCTACATGAAAAAAACAGGGATGAAAACATCCATACCCATCAACTCATTATGACTGCCACACCTATCCCGAGAACCTTAGCGATGACAGCCTATGGTGATTTAGATTTGTCGGTTATCGATGAACTGCCTCCAGGGCGTAAACCGATTGATACGGCGGTATTAAGTAATGAAAAACGCCACCAAGTCATGGAACATCTTTACGCAAAATGCAAAGATGGGGTGCAAGCTTACTGGGTTTGTCCGCTCATTGAAGAGTCAGAACTATTACATGCTCAGGCAGCAGAAGTAACCGCCACGCAATTTATAGATTACTGGCCAGATTTGAGAGTTGGCCTGGTTCATGGACGCTTAAAAGGCGAACAAAAAGCCTTAGTCATGAATGCCTTTAAAGAACATCAACTTGATTTATTGGTGGCCACTACGGTGATTGAAGTTGGCGTTAACGTGCCTAATGCAAGTTTAATGATTATTGAAAACGCCGAACGTTTAGGCCTTGCCCAGCTTCACCAGCTTAGAGGCCGTGTGGGTCGAGGTGACTTACAAAGTCACTGTGTTTTACTCTATCAAGCTCCATTATCCGAAACCGGTAAAGCTCGCCTAAACATTATGCGAGACACCACCGATGGTTTTAGAATTGCCGAAGAAGATTTAAAAATTAGGGGGCCTGGTGAAATACTCGGCACCAAACAAACTGGTGGATTACAGTTCCGTATTGCAGACCTTAAACGAGATAGTCAATGGATTCCTACCGCTCAGCATTGGGCAAGTCTATTGGTCTCTGAGAACCCAAAAATTGTAGATGCATTACAAAACCGTTGGGTTGGCCATAAAATAGATTACCAACACGCATAA
- a CDS encoding HAMP domain-containing methyl-accepting chemotaxis protein, with product MSHSTTKGQTTTQNMVIFFVLLLVINVLGYWGFNSLENKANQELIALNQNFSERTKLLQDIQVQMGYGQFIHNFKNMVLRGEKDYRTQSYSQAVLQNSKNIRKDLNHYKKLTPLHASEKEAINTIENVVNQYTKMSEKVIELKNSGMSIQEIDSQVLVDDRKTIEAINTWYVYLTNERQKQTTELLEQAATNKKIEIFLVFVAIFIFTILAFELLFRRSLISPLQNIYNGLNQICSKDGVIDTNIKIKPMGSLEVKKLASNVNNMLQRIGRQMHELNAIRTTVDQSTSNIMLADNDLNITYMNEAILQTLKSVEPDIQKMLPQFEANDLIGKNIDIFHVNPGHQRHLLGQLKETYVAKLTLGELHLNIIVNPIWGDEGQRIGFVTEWKDITENVKLEKMQAAVEQNLKIMVEKAARGHIGEQIDVSALDGFIHDLGEQINYMSQAIHHANTNISNVIEYLSEGDLTHRVEGDYEADLGNMKDAINHSLDKLSTTISQVDASIRNIAKDIDATTSRNTDLAQRIKDQAAALEDTASTMEEITAAVRNNADNAQQANSLSVDASKSLNQGSQIMQKTISAMQDIKKSSDQIQQIIGLIDSIAFQTNLLALNAAVEAARAGEHGRGFAVVAGEVRNLAGKSADAAKDIKTLIDRSVSQVVEGTRLAEQSGSSMNDLSQSMEQVIHMIGEIATSSLEQSQGIEQLNQAIVSLDSNTQENAQLVQLSAESALAISEQSQELVESIKTFKIADSFTQQAQQRLLDHKG from the coding sequence ATGAGCCATTCAACGACAAAAGGCCAAACTACAACACAAAATATGGTTATATTTTTTGTGCTCTTACTGGTAATAAATGTCCTAGGTTATTGGGGATTCAATTCATTAGAGAATAAAGCTAATCAAGAACTAATAGCCTTGAATCAGAATTTCTCTGAGCGAACCAAGCTACTGCAGGATATACAAGTTCAAATGGGCTATGGACAGTTTATACATAATTTTAAAAATATGGTTCTCCGAGGCGAAAAAGACTATCGCACCCAAAGCTATAGCCAGGCTGTATTACAAAATTCCAAAAACATCAGAAAAGACCTAAATCACTACAAAAAATTAACGCCCCTACACGCTTCTGAAAAAGAGGCTATCAATACTATTGAAAACGTGGTGAACCAATACACTAAAATGTCTGAGAAAGTCATTGAATTAAAAAATTCAGGTATGAGTATTCAAGAGATCGATTCTCAAGTATTAGTTGATGACCGTAAAACAATCGAGGCAATTAATACATGGTATGTCTATCTTACTAACGAGAGGCAAAAACAAACTACAGAATTACTCGAACAAGCAGCAACCAATAAGAAAATAGAAATTTTCTTGGTTTTTGTCGCTATATTCATTTTTACAATCCTCGCTTTTGAATTACTATTTAGACGCTCACTTATTTCTCCGTTACAAAATATTTACAACGGTTTAAACCAAATTTGCTCAAAAGATGGCGTTATTGATACCAATATAAAAATCAAACCTATGGGTAGTTTAGAAGTCAAAAAACTCGCTAGTAACGTCAATAACATGTTGCAACGAATTGGACGCCAGATGCATGAGCTTAATGCAATACGCACTACCGTTGACCAAAGCACCTCTAATATTATGTTGGCTGATAATGATCTTAATATCACTTACATGAACGAGGCAATTCTACAAACCTTAAAATCAGTTGAACCAGATATTCAAAAAATGTTACCTCAGTTTGAAGCCAATGATTTAATTGGTAAAAATATTGATATTTTTCACGTTAATCCAGGACATCAACGCCATTTACTTGGTCAACTTAAAGAGACCTACGTTGCCAAACTTACGCTAGGAGAGCTTCATTTAAATATCATTGTTAACCCTATCTGGGGAGATGAAGGCCAACGTATTGGTTTTGTGACTGAGTGGAAAGATATTACTGAAAACGTCAAGCTTGAAAAAATGCAAGCCGCAGTAGAACAAAATCTAAAAATCATGGTAGAAAAAGCCGCTAGAGGACATATTGGCGAACAAATTGATGTCTCTGCTTTAGATGGCTTTATTCATGACTTAGGTGAACAAATCAACTATATGTCTCAGGCAATTCATCACGCTAATACAAATATTTCTAATGTCATTGAGTATTTATCTGAGGGCGATTTAACTCATCGTGTAGAAGGCGACTATGAAGCCGATTTAGGCAATATGAAAGATGCCATAAATCATTCATTAGATAAACTTTCTACCACCATCTCTCAGGTAGACGCTTCTATTCGCAACATTGCCAAAGATATTGATGCTACAACCAGTCGTAATACCGATTTAGCCCAACGTATTAAAGACCAAGCTGCCGCACTAGAAGACACCGCTTCGACCATGGAAGAAATCACTGCTGCAGTAAGAAACAATGCCGACAACGCCCAACAAGCTAATTCGCTGAGTGTAGATGCCAGCAAATCTTTAAATCAGGGTAGTCAGATCATGCAAAAAACCATTAGTGCCATGCAAGACATTAAAAAATCCAGCGATCAAATTCAGCAGATTATTGGCTTGATTGATTCTATTGCGTTTCAAACCAACCTACTGGCTCTTAATGCTGCCGTTGAGGCGGCACGAGCTGGTGAACATGGTAGAGGTTTTGCCGTAGTTGCTGGTGAAGTAAGAAACCTAGCAGGTAAATCAGCAGATGCGGCAAAAGATATTAAAACTCTTATTGATCGCTCAGTATCACAAGTGGTTGAAGGCACTCGTTTGGCAGAGCAATCAGGCTCATCAATGAATGATCTGAGTCAGTCAATGGAACAGGTTATTCATATGATTGGTGAAATAGCAACATCATCATTAGAGCAATCACAGGGTATAGAACAACTTAACCAAGCTATTGTATCCCTAGACAGCAATACTCAAGAAAATGCTCAATTAGTACAACTCTCTGCTGAAAGTGCCCTTGCAATTTCGGAACAATCGCAAGAATTAGTTGAGAGTATTAAAACCTTTAAAATTGCCGATTCATTCACCCAACAAGCCCAACAACGTTTACTCGATCACAAAGGGTAA
- a CDS encoding LysR family transcriptional regulator has product MIEIKHLQTMATLAETHSVNATAERLFMTQSALSHQIKHLEEVLELKLFERKTNPIQFTPAGQILLKTAQELLPKLQQTQQTLKALAQGEQGRLFIGVDCHTCFEWLLPMLRNYQAKWPNVDLDILNSFGEQPLKKLQSQNLDLVITSDPEPYPELSFLPLFSYELVAVLPVNHPYCQKQWLEPENFADQILITYPVSAQKLDIFTRFLYPKSIEPANIRYSELTLMMLQLVESERGLCVLPKWLIQSQPDFAHLPTRSLGKDGLWSTLYAATLQSQQHHAYIQDFIQSVSEKMA; this is encoded by the coding sequence GTGATTGAAATTAAACACCTGCAAACGATGGCTACCTTAGCAGAGACCCACTCAGTCAATGCTACCGCAGAAAGACTGTTTATGACGCAGTCGGCATTGTCACACCAAATAAAACACTTAGAAGAGGTATTGGAACTCAAGTTATTTGAACGCAAAACCAACCCGATTCAATTCACCCCCGCAGGACAAATTCTATTAAAAACCGCACAAGAGCTTTTACCAAAGTTACAGCAAACTCAGCAAACGCTTAAAGCATTGGCTCAAGGAGAACAAGGTCGTTTATTTATTGGTGTAGATTGCCATACCTGCTTTGAATGGTTGCTTCCCATGCTACGCAACTACCAAGCAAAATGGCCGAATGTGGATTTAGATATCTTAAATTCTTTTGGTGAACAGCCCTTAAAAAAGCTGCAAAGCCAAAATTTGGATTTGGTCATTACTTCTGACCCTGAACCTTACCCTGAACTGAGCTTTCTACCTCTTTTTAGCTACGAATTAGTAGCGGTTTTGCCTGTTAACCACCCCTATTGCCAAAAGCAGTGGTTAGAACCAGAAAATTTTGCCGACCAGATTTTAATTACCTATCCCGTGTCAGCTCAGAAATTAGACATTTTTACTCGCTTCTTGTACCCAAAAAGCATTGAACCCGCAAATATTCGATACTCTGAATTAACGTTAATGATGCTGCAGTTAGTCGAGTCGGAACGAGGTTTATGCGTTCTGCCGAAATGGCTCATTCAAAGCCAACCGGACTTTGCCCACTTACCCACTCGAAGCCTAGGTAAAGACGGACTTTGGTCAACGCTCTATGCGGCAACATTACAAAGCCAGCAACATCATGCCTACATACAGGACTTTATTCAAAGTGTCTCAGAAAAAATGGCTTGA
- a CDS encoding HDOD domain-containing protein: MKQQLAIAASILSKVKLPKISNEVATLQNESLKPEPDVLVITQCINRNPKLFTKFLAVASFMAKKEITTARQAVDILGTKGIFTVFFSSAIEFSFQSKGDSVIIVNHAIKIATAMVELSRKLKDFKSSDAYLYGLLYNVGYIVLSQYAPEKYKPCYIASLMTPSKCREMELKAFHTTSAHIGIYVAKKWHVKNSVYCGILFQQEDIEKCPNGENQAYEMINLLNIARMVVSETEDSRYVTDEVREAAKLSMQRLNVSQIQYIRAQQKVKELGKHLRSIPEELSGNEEIKFALQ, from the coding sequence ATGAAACAACAACTTGCAATAGCCGCTTCAATTTTAAGCAAAGTAAAATTGCCTAAAATTTCAAATGAAGTTGCCACCCTTCAAAATGAATCCTTAAAACCAGAACCTGATGTTTTGGTCATAACTCAGTGCATCAATCGAAACCCTAAACTTTTTACTAAGTTCCTTGCTGTAGCCTCTTTTATGGCTAAAAAAGAAATTACAACAGCACGGCAAGCGGTTGATATTTTAGGTACTAAGGGTATTTTTACCGTTTTCTTTTCAAGTGCAATTGAGTTTAGTTTTCAGTCAAAAGGCGATTCTGTCATTATTGTGAATCACGCCATCAAAATCGCTACTGCTATGGTTGAGCTTTCTAGAAAATTAAAAGACTTTAAATCAAGTGATGCCTATCTATATGGTCTGCTATACAACGTGGGTTATATTGTCTTAAGTCAATATGCTCCCGAAAAATACAAACCTTGTTATATTGCGAGCTTAATGACACCTTCGAAATGCAGAGAAATGGAACTTAAAGCGTTTCACACTACCAGTGCTCATATTGGTATTTACGTTGCAAAAAAATGGCATGTTAAAAACTCAGTATATTGCGGTATCCTTTTTCAGCAAGAAGACATTGAGAAGTGCCCAAATGGTGAAAACCAAGCTTATGAAATGATTAATCTATTAAACATTGCTCGTATGGTCGTCTCAGAAACAGAGGATTCACGCTATGTGACCGATGAAGTGAGAGAAGCCGCAAAACTATCCATGCAACGTTTAAACGTAAGCCAAATCCAATATATTAGAGCTCAACAAAAAGTTAAAGAACTCGGTAAACATCTCCGCTCTATCCCGGAAGAGCTCTCTGGCAATGAAGAAATTAAATTTGCTCTGCAATAG